Below is a window of Streptomyces sp. WMMB303 DNA.
CGTTTTCCGCCGTGTGCGGCATCGTGTTCACCGTTCTCCCATCCCGACCGCGAAGCCGGTCGTCTCCACCAGCGACCGCCCGGGGCAGGCCAGCGGCAACGTCGCCACCAAGCCGTCCTCCTGGTTGCCCGTCAAGGGCTGTGCCAGGCCGGACTCGCGCACCAGGCGGTCGCAGGCCCGGACGGCGCGCTGAGCGAGCGGGCTCACCCACCGCACCGCGGTCCGCACCTCGGTGACCGGCTCGTCGCCGTGCTCCGTGGCAGCAGGACCACTGAGAGACACGGTCGCTGCGGCGACGACACGCTCCGCTCCGGATTCGGCAAGCGCGACGAGGAGATTCCGCCACCCGTCGGCCGAGCGGATGTCGGCGACAGCCGTGCAGTGCGTCGCGGCCGCTCCGGCCCAGCACCCCGGCGTGGCACGCCCGTTCCCCTCCGGGTCGCCCACCTCCCGCAGCAACGCCTGTACCGCGTCGGCGCCCAGGGGCCCGGTCGGCACATCCGCCTGGGCCAATACGGCACGCAGCCGCGCGGTGGCGGCGGCGGTCGCGACCCGTGCACCCACCGCCCCGCCACCCCTGCGTTCCGCGGCTTCGGGCGCCTCCCAAAGTTCGTACCGCAGGACGAGCCAGGAACTCACCGCTACCACATGGCGCTGCGCGGGGAGTTGCCGATAGGCAGTGGTGGGCTCGAAGTGCTGCTCGACGTCCCAGGACGGCAGCCCGTGCTGCTCCACCAGAAGTTGAGCGGCGGCGGGGCGGACCGGATCGGTCCGCAGCCAGTTGGCGAGCAGACCGACGGGCAGGCCGGGGTGTACACCGGCGGGAAGCCGCAGTACGGCGGCGAAGCCGCGCCCGTCACATACGACGCCCACTGCCGGTCCGTTGCGGTTGGTGACCGGAGTGATCTCCAGAGCGGGGAAGAGGGACCCTGCGAGACCGAGGCGCTCCGGGTCCCGGTCCGGCGGCGCACCGTCCAACCGGGCGGTGTCGTCGGGCCGGGCTCGCTGCCGGGGAGCGGGGGCGGCGAAGGCACCGCGGCGCAGCCACCACACCAGATGTCCGCCGGCTGTCCGGCCACGCACCCGCAGCACCGTGAGCGCCGCGACGAGGACTCCCGCACCAGTCAGGGCGTAACCGCCCGCGCCGTCGAGGGCACCGCCGGCGGCAGCGCAGCCCGCACCGGCCTGAAGTGCGACGAGGCGTCCCCGCCGCACGCGCCGGAGCCATGGCACCGTTGTGGTCATTCCCGCTCCCCCTCGCCGGACTTGTCGCCCTTGCTCCTGTCCTTGGCTTTACCGTCCGTACGTTCCGGGGGTTCCGTGCGACCGCCCTGCTGCTCCTCGGCAGCGGAGCGCGGATCCAGCACCGGGCCCCTCGGCAGCAGCTCTACGAACCCTTTCGGCAAGGAGGGCGCCTGCTTCGCCACGTAGCCGAGCCGGGTCACCGCGTCGGCCGAGGCGAAGGGGTAGGCGGTGCCTGTGTCGGTGACCAACGTGTATGTTCCGCCGGAGCCGGCTGACGCCGTGGCCCGGACGACCGCGCCCCCGCCCGGCGGAACGTACAGTTCGTCCACCCGGCCGAGTGGCCTGCCGCCTGCCGCCGAGACCGGGGCGAGGCCGTCGGGCCGCGGCATCCGCTCAGGCAGCGTCACCGTCGCCTGCCACGGGGCGTCGCCAGGGGTGCTGCCCGGGGCCGTACTGACGCAGAGCGGCCGGCCCCGATCGCGGGACGCGGCCTCGGGCAGCCGCTCGGGCCAGGCCGGATCACCCGGCGCAGCTGCCTCGGAGCGCGGTGCAGCGGCCGCCTGTGCAGGCGTCAGCTCGAGCTCGTCGACGCCCGTGGTGCGCAGCAGTGTGTAGACGAACTCGGAAACAGCGACCAGCCCGTCGTCCCGCACTTGGTAGTACTGCGGGTTGACACCGCCCAGGTCGCTCCCCGCCAGGTCACCGATGGTGGCACGTACCGGTAGCCGGGCGTTCGGCTCGTCGCCCTCTCCCTGCACCGACTGAGGTGTCCGCATCGCCGGCCCTTCCGGGACGGTGGCCAGGACCTCGTCCGCCAGCGGTATCTGTTCGCCGCGCTGGAGACCCAGCGCGTCACGGACCGGCTCGGACAACGAGAACCGGCGTCCCTGGGTCAGCAGCCACAGGTCTCCGCCCGGTGACTTGGCGATCACGGTGGCCTCAGCATTCCCGGACACGGTGTCGGGCACCGCGACGTACAGGTGGGTCCTCGTCTGCTGACCGGATTCCTCGCCGGGCACCGTGCAGACCGTCCACTCCTCGGTGGAGAGTGCGGATTTGCCGGGCAGCGCGTCGGGGGCCGCCGGGATACCGACGGGCGGCCCCCGCCGCACGCCCTTGAGCGCGTCCGCTCGGACCTCGGTCCGCTTACCTCCGCCCACCAGGAGTGCGGAGGACAGGTTGAGCGCCGGGTGCAGCACCCCGTCCGACATCACGTAGCGGTCACCGCTGCCGCTGACCACCACGGCGCCGTCACCCGGCAGGTCGGGGCCCTTGCCGCCGCCCAGCCAGCCTGCGATGCCGAAGCCGGCCATCACCAGGACACCGAGCGCGACCCCACCGCCCAGCGAGCGGTTGAGACGGCGCCGGGGATCACGCAGGGCCTCGTCGGTGCCGCGCAGCAGGCCGGTCTGCTGACGCCGGTTGCCGTACGCATGGGCTTCCGCCAGTTCTCGGGTAGTCGCCATCAGCTCAACTCGTCCGGTGGGTTCTGTGGATTCGGCCACGCCGGGTCCGGGGGGCGCTGCCGGTCAGCCCGTCCAGGGCAGGTGCTATCGGTGGCCGGGACCGGTCGTCACCGGAAGGGGCGGTATCGGCGCGACAGGCCCCCCGGCCGCCGACGGGCGCCGGTCGCCAGCGTCGGGCGGCGGCGCGGCGGACGGCAGGGGCGCCGAGCACCGCGAGCAGCACGGTCACCAGCAGCCCGCCGCTCCAGGCAAGGGCAGCCGCACCGGTTGGCGAGAGCAGCGGCCGCGGACGTGGCACGGCCTGCACGGGAATGGCTCCGGGCCGCGCTTCTGCTTCCTGATCCTCTTCTGATCCGGTCCCCGGGTCTTCTCCTGCGAGATGGGTGAGGGCACCGAACGGGTCCACGACCCCGGCGCCCGTACGGTCGTTCGCGCCGCCGCCGACGGGCGCCGCCGCGCCCATGAGCCGCTCGCGCACTTGGCGGGCTGACAGTTCGGGAAAGCGCGAGCGGACCAGTGCCGCAGCGCCGGAGACCTGCGGGGCGGCGAAACTGGTGCCCTTGTCCCGGCGGTAGCCTGACCCACCTGCTGCCAGAACGACCTCGTCCTGACCGTAGCCGGCGAGGTCGACCCAGCCGCCCCTGTTCGACTCCCGCATCGGCTGCCCTGTCGTCCGCACCGCGCCGACCGCGAGCACCCCGTCGTAGGCCGCCGGGTACATCTTCTTCCCGTTGGTGCCCTCATTGCCCGCGGCAGCGACCACGACGACGTCCTTGGCCACCGCGTGGTCGATCGCCTTCCGGACGGGGGCACGGTCGACGGGCAGCGCGAAGGAGAGGTTGAGCACCTGCGCGCCGCTGTCCACGATGCGGTCGATGGCTGCGGCCAGGACCTCTGCCGGGGCGTTCTCCACCCCGCCCACCACTCGCACCGATACGATACGTGACGCCGGCGCCACCCCCGTGACGCGGGCCTCCCCACCCCGGCGTGCGGCGATGAGCCCGGCGACAGCGGTGCCGTGGCTCTCGCAATCGAGCGCGGGCGGCTTGGGCCGCTGGGCCCGGTACCCCTTCTTCGTACGCACCGTCGCCAGTTCGGCCCCCTGCCGGACGGCACCGGACAGTTCCGGGTGACGGTCGTCCACCCCGGAGTCGACGACACCGACGGTGACCCCCTCCCCTTCGGCGAGATCCCAGGACTGTGCCAGCCCGAGGCGGTCGGTGAGGCTGCGGCCCGGAAGCGCGTCCGGCAGCGGCTCACCCTGCTGCGGGGGACGACGACACGACGTATCGACCCGGTCAGCCGCGAGGGCGGCAGGAGCGGGCAGCGACAGCTGCCCCAGCACGGCCGTCACAGCTACGGCGGCCGCCGCGCGAACCCTTCGGCCTGTCATGCCTTCAGCTCCAGCAGAGCCGTATAGACCTCCCACACGGCCAGGATCAGCGGCACCACCGCAAGCAGCAGCAGGGTCTCCACCGTGTCCAGCAGCCGCGACAGCCGGGGGTTGATCCGGCGACGGCCGCTGAAGAGCCCAACCGCGCATGCCGCCAGGGCGATTGTCAGCGCCAGCGGCAGCACCACGCCGAGGAGCGGCAGCGAACGCCCGGCGAAGTCCAGGACAAGCAGGACGGCCGCGCCCAGCAGGACGGCCACGCCCGTGGCGAGCGCGACGGCCATTTGCGTGGCCTCCCGGAAGAGCCGCGCCCGCAGCAGTGCCAGCACACCGAGCACTCCGGCCAGCACACCGGTCCACAGGTCACCTGTGCCCAGCAGCACCAGTGTGCCACCGAGTACGACGGCGTTGCTGCCCGCGAGCAGCCCCGTCAGCAGTTCCCGTGCCCGGTCGACACGGACCCGGAGAGGCCCGTGGCCGATGAGCCCCGGCAGCTGCTCCAACTCCTCCACGTCGCGCGCGAGCTGCGGCCCCGGTATGTGAGCTAGGCGCAGGGCGAGGGCCGGCCACAGCGTGGTGACGGCCAGAGCGAGGGGCGCGCACACGGATGCGGCCTGGGCAGGCATGACATCCCACACGGTGGCGGTGAACGCCCCGACAGCCGCCAGCACTCCTCCTGCCACCAGCACCGCGAACGGCCCGTCCCCGCCCCCGACCACAACGGGCCCGGCGGCTCCGACGACTGCCACGACGGCACACGCCAGCAGCAGATGCGCGGCGCCCGCCCCGCCGAAGGCATCGAGGCCGCGTACGGCATCCGGCGTGCCGGGGCCGAGCAGCCGTACGGCTCCGACCGCAGCGAGAAGTGCGGCGAGGACCACGGCGTAGGTGGCCGCCCCGGAATCGGCGAACGCCCGGGAGAGCAAGGCTCCCAGACCGATCCCGAGCAGTGCGCCCGCCAGTCCGAGGAATCCGGCAAGCGCTCCGGGTGCGGCGGCCAGCGCTCCCGCGGCGGCTGCGACGGCGACCCCGGCGAAGACTGCGGCGGTACGGCGCACCGCCACGGAGGGCCAGGCGCGTTCAGCGCTGCCGGCGCCGATGACCTCCACGAC
It encodes the following:
- a CDS encoding type VII secretion protein EccE, producing MTTTVPWLRRVRRGRLVALQAGAGCAAAGGALDGAGGYALTGAGVLVAALTVLRVRGRTAGGHLVWWLRRGAFAAPAPRQRARPDDTARLDGAPPDRDPERLGLAGSLFPALEITPVTNRNGPAVGVVCDGRGFAAVLRLPAGVHPGLPVGLLANWLRTDPVRPAAAQLLVEQHGLPSWDVEQHFEPTTAYRQLPAQRHVVAVSSWLVLRYELWEAPEAAERRGGGAVGARVATAAATARLRAVLAQADVPTGPLGADAVQALLREVGDPEGNGRATPGCWAGAAATHCTAVADIRSADGWRNLLVALAESGAERVVAAATVSLSGPAATEHGDEPVTEVRTAVRWVSPLAQRAVRACDRLVRESGLAQPLTGNQEDGLVATLPLACPGRSLVETTGFAVGMGER
- the eccB gene encoding type VII secretion protein EccB, with the protein product MATTRELAEAHAYGNRRQQTGLLRGTDEALRDPRRRLNRSLGGGVALGVLVMAGFGIAGWLGGGKGPDLPGDGAVVVSGSGDRYVMSDGVLHPALNLSSALLVGGGKRTEVRADALKGVRRGPPVGIPAAPDALPGKSALSTEEWTVCTVPGEESGQQTRTHLYVAVPDTVSGNAEATVIAKSPGGDLWLLTQGRRFSLSEPVRDALGLQRGEQIPLADEVLATVPEGPAMRTPQSVQGEGDEPNARLPVRATIGDLAGSDLGGVNPQYYQVRDDGLVAVSEFVYTLLRTTGVDELELTPAQAAAAPRSEAAAPGDPAWPERLPEAASRDRGRPLCVSTAPGSTPGDAPWQATVTLPERMPRPDGLAPVSAAGGRPLGRVDELYVPPGGGAVVRATASAGSGGTYTLVTDTGTAYPFASADAVTRLGYVAKQAPSLPKGFVELLPRGPVLDPRSAAEEQQGGRTEPPERTDGKAKDRSKGDKSGEGERE
- a CDS encoding S8 family serine peptidase is translated as MTGRRVRAAAAVAVTAVLGQLSLPAPAALAADRVDTSCRRPPQQGEPLPDALPGRSLTDRLGLAQSWDLAEGEGVTVGVVDSGVDDRHPELSGAVRQGAELATVRTKKGYRAQRPKPPALDCESHGTAVAGLIAARRGGEARVTGVAPASRIVSVRVVGGVENAPAEVLAAAIDRIVDSGAQVLNLSFALPVDRAPVRKAIDHAVAKDVVVVAAAGNEGTNGKKMYPAAYDGVLAVGAVRTTGQPMRESNRGGWVDLAGYGQDEVVLAAGGSGYRRDKGTSFAAPQVSGAAALVRSRFPELSARQVRERLMGAAAPVGGGANDRTGAGVVDPFGALTHLAGEDPGTGSEEDQEAEARPGAIPVQAVPRPRPLLSPTGAAALAWSGGLLVTVLLAVLGAPAVRRAAARRWRPAPVGGRGACRADTAPSGDDRSRPPIAPALDGLTGSAPRTRRGRIHRTHRTS
- the eccD gene encoding type VII secretion integral membrane protein EccD yields the protein MTAPTLPTAGDTDANVNAHAVADSTARTGSAFCRVAIAGPTGRADLAVPLGVPLSRLMPALLRHAGEEPGPDGGALHEGWALRTADGARLDGARTLGAQDVHEGDILFLRHGIEDLGPPLYDDVVEVIGAGSAERAWPSVAVRRTAAVFAGVAVAAAAGALAAAPGALAGFLGLAGALLGIGLGALLSRAFADSGAATYAVVLAALLAAVGAVRLLGPGTPDAVRGLDAFGGAGAAHLLLACAVVAVVGAAGPVVVGGGDGPFAVLVAGGVLAAVGAFTATVWDVMPAQAASVCAPLALAVTTLWPALALRLAHIPGPQLARDVEELEQLPGLIGHGPLRVRVDRARELLTGLLAGSNAVVLGGTLVLLGTGDLWTGVLAGVLGVLALLRARLFREATQMAVALATGVAVLLGAAVLLVLDFAGRSLPLLGVVLPLALTIALAACAVGLFSGRRRINPRLSRLLDTVETLLLLAVVPLILAVWEVYTALLELKA